Genomic window (Alteromonas pelagimontana):
AGACAGTGAATTTGATCTGTCCGATGACGCTGCACATCACGTTGCAACAGTATTACGATTGAAAGCAAACCATCCAGTGGTACTGTTTAACGGCGACGGGAATGAGTACAGCGCACAAATAATCAGTGTCAGTCGCAGACAGGTTACGGTAGAAGCGGATGCTTGTTTGTCATTATCCAAAGAATCTCCTCTCTTTTTGCATTTGGGGCAAGGCATTTCAAAGGGTGACCGCATGGACACCGTATTGCAAAAGAGCGTTGAGCTGGGCGTGACTGAAATCACGCCATTGTTAACGCAACACTGCGCTGTCAAACTGGATGAGAAACGCTGGGAGAAAAAGCACCATCAATGGCAGAAGATAATTTTGGGGGCCTGTGAACAAAGTGGCCGCAATACCATTCCCGCCCTGCATCCGGTGACGTCATTAAGTCAATGGCTCGCCAGCTCCACGCAGGCTTCTCGTTTAGTGTTGGCACCTGATGCTGAACATCCCTTAGCTAACACACCCTACAGCTCCCACGGATACCGCTTGCTGATTGGCCCGGAGGGCGGTCTTTCCGAAACAGAAATTCATCAGGCGCAGGAATGCGGCTATGCCGCTACCAGTATGGGACCGCGAATATTAAGAACAGAGACAGCAGCAATTGCCGGATTAAGTATCTTACAAGCGCTACACGGTGATTATTAAAATAATTTCAGGATAATTGCCGGTTAAAGCCGCTTGAAATAAATTGCTATGCCGCCATAGTTAGGACTGCGAATCCCGATAAAGAGAACTCTGAATATGAGCTATACCGTTGGCATAGTGATGGATCCCATCGCTAAGATAAAACCTTCCAAAGACACTAGCTTTGCCATGATTCTGGAAGCACAACGTCGCGGTGCTACCGTTTACTATTTTGAACCCGGCGATTTATATTTGGATAACGGTAAGCCAATGGGTGTTGCGAGGAAGGTATCAGCAACGGATCAAGCCACCGATTTTTACACTCTGGCAATGGAAGAGACAATTGCCTTAGCGAGTATTGATGTACTATTGATGCGTAAAGATCCCCCTTTCGACAGTGAATATTTGTATGCCACACAAATGCTCTCGTTGGCTGAAGAGGAAGGGGCTTTTGTGGTGAACCGGCCTCACGCGCTGAGGGACTATAACGAAAAGCTCTTCACTTCATGGTTTAAAGATCTCATTCCCGCTACGATGGTGACGCAAAAGCCGGCGTTAGTCCGCGCGTTTCACGAAAAGCATCAGGATATTATTTGTAAGCCTCTCGATGGTATGGGCGGTGCTTCAATTTTTCGCATAAAGCCCGATGGCAACAATCTGGGTGTAGTGATTGAAACGCTAACGCAACTGGGCCGAAGATATATGATGGTTCAGGAATATCTCCCTGCTATTAAAGATGGCGATAAACGAGTGTTAATTGTGGACGGTGAAGTAGTGCCCTATTGTCTGGCCAGATTACCGACTAAAGGTGAAACCCGTGGCAATCTTGCAGTGGGAGGGACGGGCCGGCCTCAACCCATCAGCGAAAGTGATCGGGCATTGGCAGAAGCTATTGCGCCGGTACTGAAAAAACATGGTTTGCTGTTTGTGGGCCTGGATGTAATAGGCGATAAAATTACCGAAATAAACATTACCAGCCCTACATGCGTAAGAGAAATAGAAGCGCATTACGATATCAATATAATGGCAATGCTATTTGACGCCATTGAAGGAAAGTTAGTCAAAAAAGAGGTGACTGATGACTGATTTAAAAAGCCTGCAAAACCACTTTCTGATTGCCATGCCCTCGCTTGACGATCCGTATTTTTCAAGATCGTTAACTTACGTGTGTGAGCACAACGCGGAAGGTGCCATGGGTATAGTGGTGAATCAGCCCTCTACTATGACACTAAGACAACTGTTGGATCAAACCGACAAAGATGCCATTGTGGCAGAAGAATGCGCCGAGCAGATTATTCTGGCGGGAGGCCCGGTTAATCAGGAACGCGGTTTCGTTCTGCATAATAAACAGGGCGAGTGGGGATCGAGTCTTGAGCTGGCTCCGGATATCGTTGTTACCACTTCCAAAGACATTATTACCGCGATTGGCAGCAAAACCGGACCTGATAATTCGCTCATTGCGCTGGGTTACGCGGGATGGTCTGCCGGTCAGTTAGAGCAGGAGATGCAGGAAAATGCGTGGCTGATTATTGAAGCAGACGAACAGATTCTTTTTAACACTCCCATTCATCAGCGCTGGCAAGCGGCAGTGAATAAACTGGGTATCGACGTTTGGCAACTTGCCCCGCAGGTTGGTCATGCCTGAGCGCAAAGATGGCTGACGAGGGCCAGCGTACTGTGCTGGCGTTTGATTTTGGTACAAAGAGCATTGGCGTGGCAGTTGGACAAGAAGTCACCGGAACGGCATTTCCTCTTGCTGCGCTGAAAGCCCGTGATGGCATTCCAGACTGGTCACTGATAGAAAAACTATATGAAGAGTGGCAACCGGATGTGGTAGTTGTTGGGTTGCCACTGAATATGGATGGCACGGAACAGGATATTACCCAACGGGTGAAGAAATTTGCTAATCGTCTTCATGGCCGCTTTAAAGTGAAAGTGGAAACTTGCGATGAACGCTTGACTACCGCAGATGCAAAAGCAATGTTATTTGAGCTTGGCGGCTATAAAAAACTGACAAAAGAGAAAATAGACAGTGTTTCTGCCTGTGTGATTTTTAGCAGCTGGGCTGACCTTCAATACTGACTTTCTTCAGGTGGGACGACTATGCTGACAGTGCCAGCAAATATCGAATCCACCGTCGTTATTTTCGCCGCAATTTTCACATACCCAGGCGCCGGTTTGTGGGTCAGCCAGGCAATCAATAAGTCCAACCACCACTTGCGAGGCTTTATGAAACCACGCCTCATCAAGCAGCCATATTTCCTGTTGTACATCCTGCCAAGGCAATTCACCTACCGCCCCACCGGCAAATTCGTTTTTTACCAGATACGGTATCCCCAGCGCATCCAGTTCGCTACGTAATCGTTGTAACAGAAAACGGTCGTCGTGACCAAAAAGCTTGTGCATGATATTTCTACGGTAAAGCGCGTGAGTTAGCTTTAATCTAAATCAATCGATACATTGGATAACGATCCCAATCCAGAACCGTCTCCTGAATCCAGTTTTATCATTAGGCGTAAATCGTTTGGCGAATCTGCGTGATGTAACGCCTGATCGAGATCAATTCTGCCCGCTTTGTACAAATCATAAAGCGCCATATCAAAGCTCTGCATGCCCATTTCCCGCCCCTTTTTCATGGCTTCTTTCAGGCTACCAATTTCATTACGTTGAATAAGGTCTGCAACCAACGGTGAGTTCAACAAAATTTCAATCGCAGCTACCCTGCCCTTTCCGTCGACAGTGGGAACCAGTTGCTGTGCCACTATTGCGCGAATGTTCAGGCTGAGGTCAAAGCGCAGTTTATCGTGCATATCTTTGGGCGCCAGATGCATAATCCGCTCGATGGCTTGGTTAGCGTTATTCGCGTGCAGCGTCGCCACACATAAGTGGCCCGTATCGGCAAATGACATGGCGTATTCCATGGTTTCCATGGAACGGATTTCACCAATCAAAATAACGTCCGGTGCCTGCCGCAAGGAGCTTTTCAACGCATCATCAAAAGATTGCGTATCAATACCTACTTCACGCTGTGTTATTACACAGTTTCGGTGTTCATGAACAAATTCAATGGGGTCTTCAATAGTGAGAATATGGCCTTTGGAATGTTCATTGCGATGTCCAATAAGCGCGGCCAACGAGGTGGATTTTCCGGTACCGGTTCCGCCCACAAAAAGCACCAGCCCGCGTTTTGACATAATTACGTTTTTCAGCACCTCAGGCAGCCCCAGCTCATCGGCCTTGGGGATTTGAGTAACAATGCGACGAACAACCATGCCGGCTTGATCCCGCTGCCAAAAAGCACTGCAACGAAAACGTCCTACACCTTCGCGAGCAATAGCAAAATTACATTCTTTGGTATGATGGAATTCTTGCTGTTGCTTTTCATTCATGGCTTGATGAACAAGGGCAAGTGCATCTTCTTCAGAAAGCGCATGAGCAGTTAGCGGCGTAAGCTGACCATTAATTTTTGCACTGACCGGAAAGCCTGCCGTCACAAATAAATCAGAGGCTGACTGCGCCACCATGTTCTCAAGAAACCCGTCTAACATGATAGCTCCTAAAACTTACTGGTGGCTTGTTTATCAATCGATTTCGCAGCCGCATCCTGCTGCGAAATGGCGCCCATTGCCACCAGCTTCTGTAAACATTGATCCATCGTCTGCATGCCGTGAGCCTGACCAGTCTGAATAACCGAATACATCTGCGGCACTTTATCTTCCCGGATCAGATTTCGAATGGCTGGAATACCCAACATAATTTCGTGAGCCGCCACCCGTCCGCCACCTATCTTTTTCAGCAGTGTCTGCGAAATAACTGCGCGCAGCGATTCAGATAGCATAGAGCGCACCATGGATTTTTCTTCTGCCGGAAAAACATCAATAATACGATCAATGGTTTTAGGAGCAGAGTTCGTGTGCAGCGTGCCAAAAACTAAATGACCGGTTTCTGCAGCCGACATGGCTAAACGGATGGTTTCCAGATCCCGCAGCTCGCCCACCAGAATGACGTCAGGATCTTCCCGCAGTGCAGAACGTAGCGCATTGGAGAAGCTCTTTGTATCTCGGTGCACTTCCCGTTGATTCAGTAGGCTCAGCTTGTTGTCATGCACAAATTCTATGGGGTCTTCAATGGTAAGAATATGCTCACGTTTGGTAGAGTTAATATGATCAATCATGGCAGCTAAGGTGGTACTTTTACCCGACCCAGTCGCCCCTGTTACCAGCACCAGACCGGTTGGCTGATTGATGATACTCTTAAAAATCTGCGGCGCACCCAAGTCATCCAGCGTCAGCACTTTGCTGGGAATAGTACGAAGTACAGCCGCCGCACCGCGGTTTTGAATAAATGCGTTAACCCTAAAACGAGACAAATCTTTTACTTCAAAAGAAAAATCGGTCTCAAAATTTTCTTCATATTCTTTGCGCTGCATATCGTTCATGATTTCGTAAATCAGCGCATGTACCTGCTTGTGATCAAGTGCCGGAATATTTAGCCGACGCATTTCGCCATCAACCCGAATAATGGGGGGAAGACCAGCCGAAAGGTGCAGGTCTGATGCGTTATTTTTAACACTGAATGCTAAAAGTTCGGTAATATCCACAGCAACTTCTCCAATAATTCAGGTGAATAATGCAAACAATAGCAGAACGACTGATATCCGCCTACGGGCGTATAGATCAGGCTACTGCCAGCGCCCATCGTCCACCAAAATCGGTGCAATTACTAGCGGTGAGCAAGACTAAACCCGTATCTGATATCAAGCTTGCGTATGAAGCCGGACAACGTTCTTTTGGCGAAAACTACGTGCAGGAAGGCATAGATAAAATCCAGCAGCTTCAGGCGTACAGCGATATCGAATGGCATCTTATCGGGCCATTGCAATCCAACAAAACCAAGGTGGTAGCGGAACATTTTCATTGGGTTCAGTCTGTTGACCGCGAGAAAATTGCGCGGCGCTTAAACGATCAGCGGCCTTCGTCATTACCGCCGCTGCAAGTGTGTATTCAACTTAATATTGATGAAGAAGACAGCAAAGCCGGTATTTTGCCCGTCGAATTACCGGGGCTTCTTGATGCCATTACCGCAATGGAGCGCCTGCAATTGCGGGGCTTGATGGCAATTCCTAAAGCTGATGCAGCGCCGTCAGCACAGGCTGAAACTCTGGCTCAGCTGGCCAAATTGTTTGCTCAATACCGTACAAAGCTGAGCAATTTTGATACCCTGTCCGTAGGAATGAGCGGTGATATGGAAGAAGCAATACAACACGGTTCCACAATGGTAAGAATTGGCAGTGCGATTTTCGGTTCACGGTAAATCCAGCATCGCCAGTTGAGAACCCGTGACTTTACAATAGAAGTAGAGCGCTCAACCCGATTTAACTTCAGAACAAAATAAGGGTATACATGCAACAGAAGAAACTTGCTTTCATTGGCGCTGGAAACATGAGCCGCAGCATAATCAGTGGCCTGATTCAATCGGGATATAGCCAGGAAAATATTCTCGCGAGTAATCCGTCTACACCCAAGCTTGACGCATTGAAAAAAGATTTTGGCATTCATACCTCGCAATCGAATGATGAAGCTTGTCAGTTTGCCGATGCTATTGTGCTGGCAGTTAAACCGCAGATGATGGGAGAGATGTGTCAGGCGCTTCAGAACAACAATCTTTCCGACAAGCTATTTTTATCTATTGCCGCAGGATTACCCGTTGCCCGGTTGCAGGCGATGTTAGGCGGCGATTATCCGGTGGTTAGAATTATGCCCAATACGCCCAGTTTGTTAGGTAAAGGAATGTCAGGCATGTATGCTGATGACAAAGTAAGCGCTGCAGACAAGCAATATGTGGATGATGTTATGGGCAGCGTGGGCGAAACGGTTTGGGTGGAGCAGGAAGAGGGTATTAATGGTGTTATTGCCGCCGCCGGTAGCAGCCCCGCTTACTTCTTTTTATTTTTGCAAGCCATGCAAGAAGAAGCGATGAATATGGGTTTTGAAAAAGACATCGCCAGAAAGATGGTTCAGCAGGCCATGTTAGGCGCAGCTGAAATGGTTTGTCACAATCAAAATCTTGAATTAAGCGAGCTGCGCGCCCAAGTTACGTCTAAAGGCGGCACTACGGCGGCAGCGTGTAACACACTAATCGACGAAGGTTTATCAGACACTGTCGCTAAAGCAATGCGCGCAGCCGTAGCTCGCGCAGAAGAAATGGCTAAACAGCTTTAAGCTTAATTTCAGGAACAATAACAGATGAGCGCATCAGTTTTTCTTATCAGCACCTTATTCAACCTTTATCTTATGGTGGTGCTTTTGCGGTTGTGGTTACAGTTGGTCCGTGCCGACTTTTATAATCCGCTAAGTCAATTTGTGGTTAAGGCGACGCATCCTATCGTAGCGCCGCTACGCAGAATCATTCCTTCTATGGGAAGTTTTGACACCGCCACCTTTGTGCTGGCGCTGTTAGTGGCTGCAGCTAAATTGATCACGCTGTCGCTGGTTTTTGGCAGCGGCGCTTTTAATCCCCTAGCCATCGTAATACTAGCACTGGCGGATGTTGTGAAAGAATTTTTGTCACTCGTCTTTTGGGTACTGATCCTGCGGGCAATTTTAAGTTGGGTATCGCAAGGACAAAGCCCCATCGAATACGTATTGCACCAGTTAACTGAACCCTTTCTTGCTCCTATTAGAAGAATTATTCCTCCTCTTGGCGGTCTCGATCTTTCTGTGCTGGTGGCAATCATAGCGTTGCAGTTCATTCAGTTGCTGTTGCAAGACACCTTTGGGCTTTATTAAACAGTGAAAAGTTGGAGAAGCGATGCGATGCCGCTGCAAATGAATAAAAGCTGGTTGTTTATTTTATGCATCACCCTCGGTTTTGCTCTGCCAGCCAAGGCCGAGCAAAAACAGACGCTGGGAAGCTGGGATGTTCACTATATTGTAGTCAACACGGCTTTTCTTGCCCCGGAAGTTGCCAAAACCTATGGCATTACTCGTAGTAAATATAGTGCCTTAATAAATATTTCGGTACTTGATAGCCAAACCCAAGCCGCGCAGGCGGTCGCGGTGACGGGTACCGCGCGTAATTTACTTGGTAATACCAAAGAGCTGGCATTTCGCAAAGTGGAAGAAGGCGATGCCATTTACTATTTGGCAGCTATGAATTTTAGTGACAGGGAAACGTACCGTTTCGCTATCGACATCCAGGATGGCAACACAATCAGAACGTTAAAGTTTCAACAGCAATTATACGCTGATTAATCTTTCGATGCCTAAACCGGGTTTTGAAGTGGCCCAGACAATTGGCTCTTTCAAAACCCGAGTCGTTTGGCTGTCCTTTGTTCTGCTCTGCCTTTTTCAGTAAGCGGGTTTGGCCTTGGTTCAGCAAAGCTGATAAGGCACAAGTTCAGATTACTCCTGTTCAACCATCACAAGACATTACGCTGCTATTTTGCTTGTTCTTCCCGTAAAAACACCATTTCTGTTGCGCTACTGTCTTTTTCACTGAAATAATAACCACTGGTATTAAACGCCTGCAGCTGCGCCACCTCTGTCAGTTGGTTTTCAATGATAAACCGCGCCATCAGTCCCCGCGCTTTCTTCGCATAAAAACTGATAATTTTATATTGACCATTTTTCTTGTCTTTAAATACTGGCGTAATAATCATACCGTCCAGCAGCTTTTTATTTACCGATTTAAAGTATTCAGTTGAAGCGAGATTTACCAGCACCTTATCGCCCTGCTCTGCCAGCGCACTATTGAGGTTGTCGGTAATACGATTGCCCCAAAAGCTGTACAAGTCTTTACCCGCTTCATTTGTAAGCTTTGTTCCCATTTCCAGACGATAAGCCTGAATAAGGTCTAAGGGTTTTAGCACACCATACAGGCCAGACAAAATACGCAGGTGAGACTGTGCATACTGCACGTTTTGTTCAGTCAATGTATAAGCGTCTAAGCCCGTATAGACATCTCCGTTAAATGCGTACAGAGCCTGGCGCGCATTGGTTTTAGTAAAGGGAGTATGAAATTCTGCAAAACGGTTTGCGTTGAGTGTCGCCAAATTATCGCTGATACTCATTAACGACGACAATTCGGCAGGAGAAAGCGCTTTACAACGTGCTGCCAGACGTTTGGTATCTTCCAGCATTTCGGGCTGAGTGTACTGGGTTATTGGGATCGGTGACTCAAAATTGAGGTTTTTCGCGGGGGATACAACAACTAACATTTATGCTCCTGCTTGGCCTGTTTACTGCTTGTTTATCAGTTACCAGTGTACCCGAATAAGAATGTACAGCATATTCAAGAAACTATATTACCCTAATCGGTAAACACTATGCTTGATACTCAACCCAATCGTGCCCATGTAATAAAGCAGACCCCTCTTGATGGAGTGGTATAAATTCCAAGATTTGTTTGATATAACATTAAAAATACGATCTGGTTTCATCTTCCGGACATAAAAACCCTACATGTTAAACGGCAACCGCTCTCGCGGCATTGCTACTTTTTCCGTCGGTTCGCACTTAGCGTTATGCGGGCTACTTTTAATTAGGTCACTAATTCAGAGAGTAATATGACTAATCAGTTAGAATCATTACGAAAAATCACCACCGTTGTTGCTGACACTGGCGACATTGAAGCTATTAAAAAATATCAACCCGTTGATGCCACCACCAACCCGTCTTTACTGCTTAAAGCTGCCAGTCTACCTCATTATGCAGAATTAATTGATGACGCCGTTGCCTGGGCAAAGTTGCAGTCACAGGACGATAAGCAGCGTCTCACTGATGCCGCTGACAAGCTTTCTGTTTCCATTGGCAAAGAAATTTCTGCACTGGTACCGGGCCGTATATCAACAGAAGTAGACGCACGCTTGTCTTTTGATACCGAAGCCACGATAAAAAAAGCGCAACGATTGATAGAACTTTATAACGATGTAGGCGTTGATAAGTCGCGCATTCTTATAAAAATGGCGTCTAGTTGGGAAGGTATTCGGGCCGCAGAAGAGCTGGAAAAACAGGGTATCAACTGTAACCTGACACTGTTGTTCAACTTTGCGCAGGCTCGCGCATGTGCAGAAGCTGGAGTTTATCTTATCTCTCCGTTTGTGGGTCGTATTCTTGACTGGTATAAGCAAAATACCGACAAAAAAGAATACACGGCTGAGGAAGATCCAGGCGTACAGTCCGTCACAGAAATTTACAACTATTACAAAGACTACGGCTACAGCACAGTAGTAATGGGTGCCAGCTTCCGTAACATCGGTGAAATTAAAGCCCTTGCTGGTTGCGACAGACTTACCATTAGCCCGGATCTGCTGGAGCAACTGGCAAATGAGCCATCTGAACTTACCGCAGTTTTGAAAGACAACGGTGCCAGCAAAACACCGGGAGAGAAGCTGACAGAAAGCGCATTCCGCTGGGAAATGAACGAAGATCCTATGGCTACTCATAAGCTGGCTGAAGGTGTACGTAACTTTGCTGCGGATCAAATAAAACTTGAGACTGTGTTGAGAGAAAAATTGGGCATATAATAATATAATATTAGTATTTTCCAATTCACTGTAAACCACTAGGAACTTAAGAATGACTGCACTGACAAGCCAGCCAGAATGGCAACGTCTCACTACACTTGCGGCGTCTGTTAAAGATGCTCACATGCGCAACTGGTTTGCTGAAGATTCCCAACGTGCTCCCCGTATGGAGGTTGAGGCGTGCGGGTTATTTTTAGATTACTCTAAAAACCGCGTAACCAAAGAAGTGATGCAAGCCCTGTTTGATCTTGCCAAAGCACAAAATGTGGAAGGCCAGCGAGACGCCATGTTCAACGGCGAACAAATCAACAGCACAGAAGGACGAGCGGTGTTGCATACAGCATTGCGTAATTTTTCTGGTCAACCGGTTATGGTTGACGGGAAAGATGTGATGCCGGAAGTGCTTTCCACTCTTGATAAAATACGTGATTTTACTCAGGCAATTCATTCCGGCTCCCATACGGGCTACACCGGAAAGCCTGTAAAGCATGTAGTAGCTATCGGAATTGGTGGGTCGTTCTTAGGTCCTAAAATAATGA
Coding sequences:
- a CDS encoding YggS family pyridoxal phosphate-dependent enzyme yields the protein MQTIAERLISAYGRIDQATASAHRPPKSVQLLAVSKTKPVSDIKLAYEAGQRSFGENYVQEGIDKIQQLQAYSDIEWHLIGPLQSNKTKVVAEHFHWVQSVDREKIARRLNDQRPSSLPPLQVCIQLNIDEEDSKAGILPVELPGLLDAITAMERLQLRGLMAIPKADAAPSAQAETLAQLAKLFAQYRTKLSNFDTLSVGMSGDMEEAIQHGSTMVRIGSAIFGSR
- a CDS encoding DUF4426 domain-containing protein, whose protein sequence is MNKSWLFILCITLGFALPAKAEQKQTLGSWDVHYIVVNTAFLAPEVAKTYGITRSKYSALINISVLDSQTQAAQAVAVTGTARNLLGNTKELAFRKVEEGDAIYYLAAMNFSDRETYRFAIDIQDGNTIRTLKFQQQLYAD
- a CDS encoding type IV pilus twitching motility protein PilT, which encodes MDITELLAFSVKNNASDLHLSAGLPPIIRVDGEMRRLNIPALDHKQVHALIYEIMNDMQRKEYEENFETDFSFEVKDLSRFRVNAFIQNRGAAAVLRTIPSKVLTLDDLGAPQIFKSIINQPTGLVLVTGATGSGKSTTLAAMIDHINSTKREHILTIEDPIEFVHDNKLSLLNQREVHRDTKSFSNALRSALREDPDVILVGELRDLETIRLAMSAAETGHLVFGTLHTNSAPKTIDRIIDVFPAEEKSMVRSMLSESLRAVISQTLLKKIGGGRVAAHEIMLGIPAIRNLIREDKVPQMYSVIQTGQAHGMQTMDQCLQKLVAMGAISQQDAAAKSIDKQATSKF
- the tal gene encoding transaldolase yields the protein MTNQLESLRKITTVVADTGDIEAIKKYQPVDATTNPSLLLKAASLPHYAELIDDAVAWAKLQSQDDKQRLTDAADKLSVSIGKEISALVPGRISTEVDARLSFDTEATIKKAQRLIELYNDVGVDKSRILIKMASSWEGIRAAEELEKQGINCNLTLLFNFAQARACAEAGVYLISPFVGRILDWYKQNTDKKEYTAEEDPGVQSVTEIYNYYKDYGYSTVVMGASFRNIGEIKALAGCDRLTISPDLLEQLANEPSELTAVLKDNGASKTPGEKLTESAFRWEMNEDPMATHKLAEGVRNFAADQIKLETVLREKLGI
- a CDS encoding YggT family protein produces the protein MSASVFLISTLFNLYLMVVLLRLWLQLVRADFYNPLSQFVVKATHPIVAPLRRIIPSMGSFDTATFVLALLVAAAKLITLSLVFGSGAFNPLAIVILALADVVKEFLSLVFWVLILRAILSWVSQGQSPIEYVLHQLTEPFLAPIRRIIPPLGGLDLSVLVAIIALQFIQLLLQDTFGLY
- the ruvX gene encoding Holliday junction resolvase RuvX, whose translation is MADEGQRTVLAFDFGTKSIGVAVGQEVTGTAFPLAALKARDGIPDWSLIEKLYEEWQPDVVVVGLPLNMDGTEQDITQRVKKFANRLHGRFKVKVETCDERLTTADAKAMLFELGGYKKLTKEKIDSVSACVIFSSWADLQY
- a CDS encoding putative signal transducing protein, yielding MHKLFGHDDRFLLQRLRSELDALGIPYLVKNEFAGGAVGELPWQDVQQEIWLLDEAWFHKASQVVVGLIDCLADPQTGAWVCENCGENNDGGFDICWHCQHSRPT
- a CDS encoding PilT/PilU family type 4a pilus ATPase, whose product is MLDGFLENMVAQSASDLFVTAGFPVSAKINGQLTPLTAHALSEEDALALVHQAMNEKQQQEFHHTKECNFAIAREGVGRFRCSAFWQRDQAGMVVRRIVTQIPKADELGLPEVLKNVIMSKRGLVLFVGGTGTGKSTSLAALIGHRNEHSKGHILTIEDPIEFVHEHRNCVITQREVGIDTQSFDDALKSSLRQAPDVILIGEIRSMETMEYAMSFADTGHLCVATLHANNANQAIERIMHLAPKDMHDKLRFDLSLNIRAIVAQQLVPTVDGKGRVAAIEILLNSPLVADLIQRNEIGSLKEAMKKGREMGMQSFDMALYDLYKAGRIDLDQALHHADSPNDLRLMIKLDSGDGSGLGSLSNVSIDLD
- the proC gene encoding pyrroline-5-carboxylate reductase, which produces MQQKKLAFIGAGNMSRSIISGLIQSGYSQENILASNPSTPKLDALKKDFGIHTSQSNDEACQFADAIVLAVKPQMMGEMCQALQNNNLSDKLFLSIAAGLPVARLQAMLGGDYPVVRIMPNTPSLLGKGMSGMYADDKVSAADKQYVDDVMGSVGETVWVEQEEGINGVIAAAGSSPAYFFLFLQAMQEEAMNMGFEKDIARKMVQQAMLGAAEMVCHNQNLELSELRAQVTSKGGTTAAACNTLIDEGLSDTVAKAMRAAVARAEEMAKQL
- a CDS encoding 16S rRNA (uracil(1498)-N(3))-methyltransferase gives rise to the protein MRIPRLFHPATIVLDSEFDLSDDAAHHVATVLRLKANHPVVLFNGDGNEYSAQIISVSRRQVTVEADACLSLSKESPLFLHLGQGISKGDRMDTVLQKSVELGVTEITPLLTQHCAVKLDEKRWEKKHHQWQKIILGACEQSGRNTIPALHPVTSLSQWLASSTQASRLVLAPDAEHPLANTPYSSHGYRLLIGPEGGLSETEIHQAQECGYAATSMGPRILRTETAAIAGLSILQALHGDY
- the gshB gene encoding glutathione synthase; this encodes MSYTVGIVMDPIAKIKPSKDTSFAMILEAQRRGATVYYFEPGDLYLDNGKPMGVARKVSATDQATDFYTLAMEETIALASIDVLLMRKDPPFDSEYLYATQMLSLAEEEGAFVVNRPHALRDYNEKLFTSWFKDLIPATMVTQKPALVRAFHEKHQDIICKPLDGMGGASIFRIKPDGNNLGVVIETLTQLGRRYMMVQEYLPAIKDGDKRVLIVDGEVVPYCLARLPTKGETRGNLAVGGTGRPQPISESDRALAEAIAPVLKKHGLLFVGLDVIGDKITEINITSPTCVREIEAHYDINIMAMLFDAIEGKLVKKEVTDD
- the yaaA gene encoding peroxide stress protein YaaA; its protein translation is MLVVVSPAKNLNFESPIPITQYTQPEMLEDTKRLAARCKALSPAELSSLMSISDNLATLNANRFAEFHTPFTKTNARQALYAFNGDVYTGLDAYTLTEQNVQYAQSHLRILSGLYGVLKPLDLIQAYRLEMGTKLTNEAGKDLYSFWGNRITDNLNSALAEQGDKVLVNLASTEYFKSVNKKLLDGMIITPVFKDKKNGQYKIISFYAKKARGLMARFIIENQLTEVAQLQAFNTSGYYFSEKDSSATEMVFLREEQAK
- a CDS encoding YqgE/AlgH family protein; the protein is MTDLKSLQNHFLIAMPSLDDPYFSRSLTYVCEHNAEGAMGIVVNQPSTMTLRQLLDQTDKDAIVAEECAEQIILAGGPVNQERGFVLHNKQGEWGSSLELAPDIVVTTSKDIITAIGSKTGPDNSLIALGYAGWSAGQLEQEMQENAWLIIEADEQILFNTPIHQRWQAAVNKLGIDVWQLAPQVGHA